A section of the Oryza sativa Japonica Group chromosome 1, ASM3414082v1 genome encodes:
- the LOC9266670 gene encoding protein neprosin yields the protein MASSAASSLLVAVVVLVLVAAAEAAAANETSSSATAALRAGRELRRYRRVQALLRRVNKPAVRTIESPDGDLIDCVAAHLQPAFDHPRLRGQRPLRGPPERPRGWRPRPGPNDTAAGDAGVQLWASSAGGASCPEGSVPIRRTTEADVLRASSVRRFGRAPTARVRRDSVSGGHEHAVGYVAGEEYYGAKASINVWAPKVSTPEEFSLSQIWVIAGSFGNDLNTIEAGWQVSPQLYGDNSPRFFTYWTTDAYQTTGCYNLLCSGFVQTNSRIAMGAAISPTSGYKGGQFDISLLVWKDPNHGNWWLEFGNGELVGYWPSFLFSHLASHASMVQFGGEVVNTRADGGAHTATQMGSGHFAGEGFGGASYFRNLEVVDWDNSLVPLAAGFHVTADHPDCYDIQGGVNAVWGNYFYYGGPGKNVKCT from the exons ATGGCGTCATCAGCTGCCTCGTCGCTGcttgtggcggtggtggtgctggttcttgttgctgctgcggaggcggcggcggcgaacgagacgtcgtcgtcggcgacggcggcgctgcggGCGGGGCGGGAGCTGCGGAGGTACAGGAGGGTGCAGGCGCTGCTGCGGCGGGTGAACAAGCCGGCGGTGCGGACGATCGAGAGCCCCGACGGCGACCTCATCGACTGCGTGGCGGCGCACCTGCAGCCGGCGTTCGACCACCCGAGGCTGCGCGGGCAGAGGCCGCTGCGGGGCCCGCCGGAGAGGCCGAGGgggtggcggccgcggccggggCCGAAcgacacggcggcgggcgacgccgGCGTCCAGCTGTGGGCGTCGTCCGCCGGCGGCGCGTCGTGCCCGGAGGGGTCGGTGCCCATCAGGCGCACCACGGAGGCCGACGTCCTCCGCGCCAGCTCCGTCAGGAGGTTCGGCCGCGCGCCCACGGCGAGGGTTCGCCGCGACTCCGTCTCCGGCGGCCACGAG CACGCGGTGGGGTATGTGGCCGGGGAGGAGTACTACGGGGCGAAGGCGAGCATCAACGTGTGGGCGCCCAAGGTGAGCACGCCGGAGGAGTTCAGCCTCTCGCAGATCTGGGTCATCGCCGGCTCTTTCGGCAACGACCTCAACACCATCGAGGCCGGCTGGCAG GTGAGCCCCCAGCTGTACGGGGACAACTCTCCCAGGTTCTTCACCTACTGGACG ACGGACGCGTACCAGACGACGGGGTGCTACAACCTGCTCTGCTCGGGGTTCGTCCAGACGAACAGCAGGATCGCAATGGGGGCGGCCATCTCGCCGACGTCCGGCTACAAGGGCGGCCAGTTCGACATCAGCTTGCTCGTCTGGAAG GATCCGAACCACGGGAACTGGTGGCTGGAGTTCGGGAATGGGGAGCTGGTGGGGTACTGGCCGTCGTTCCTGTTCAGCCACCTGGCGTCGCACGCGAGCATGGTGCAgttcggcggcgaggtggtgaaCACGagggccgacggcggcgcgcacACGGCGACGCAGATGGGGAGCGGGCACTTCGCCGGCGAGGGGTTCGGCGGCGCCTCCTACTTCCGCAACCTGGAGGTGGTGGACTGGGACAACAGCCTtgtccccctcgccgccggcttccaCGTCACCGCCGACCACCCCGACTGCTACGACATCCAGGGCGGCGTCAACGCCGTCTGGGGCAACTACTTCTACTACGGCGGCCCCGGCAAGAACGTCAAGTGCACCTAG
- the LOC4326181 gene encoding uncharacterized protein codes for MDGVDKDKGNGKVHFRDSSPQEAFRTYKRRRQPRPEPQQQPQPQPQSEPEPQQQPQPQPQPQPQPEAEAEAEAEAKAADVLARQVTETFWKSRDIGWKHGIMIDENRQHWKCMYCHLTRYGGGVSRLKRHLAGDLDVKMCPKVPADVSEKIREHLRKKRERRKKRAAQNRDNCVTAKSTSDDIKSGKDPLPVDSEVLTGVDTVLEEVTNQTNHDNQDLTYPKATMLLRGIRDIGWEHAVDLDGNKRRWKCKWCSLCRSGGVTTLKAHLTDSSCPNIPKEISKKVLNFIEEKRAARHLFNSAAKSPFNVKFDEDAVNLSEIQVEGTPPLTDDRQPLGNSLHIQTSECTINEFEKVAAGSNQQGAEHSNQLLNHGEQLMKSSDQPEEHCTLEHGRCQVLDNNKQQTMDNKTDNPEHKEVLKHPKKTRFNIRKHIVIVDESARHWRCRYCGLDGYGKTSRLHFHLAAVFRHPKCPSVPKEVFAKARHHIHLKRRLNVKKAGQQARSRPHILGQSSQQQQNNNPVPENPPLPSSNNDCSGVLSNYPTRLRDNAWEHSLIHDKEKGHWKCKWCSLEGYHGITRLKWHLVGWQNRPQCLNVPEDVAKTIRDKMISREKQKEGRLNLDVIDSCNMPCSSESLQFDQENFAEVMQGKGSSEDFNQAERQSNTLNTVCNTTHPPQNSNNYQGLQENGLYSSKNKSEKQTERYDCWSHWRYVLDGLMHLPGALEGPGIQSCIRDVLLYGSAEFGTVGDKVEMDSNRKVSSDGNIAKCQSVLVDVLKSENFALLCNVLGRTVHQDEQRTKYFDFTMIDSRMKNGDYGRAPLLFKHDLKMLWEDLKMAGQDIIDLANNLSSLTETSYTKQVERERGSDDSEENLKGAAATNLEPMNMVKSNALVLSTSQGFNQLDQPDPMDVCDEQNGTNCNECGKVAKIDSILTCKRCMLAFHVSCIEPPVPSTSTGSWCCKTCSTICNESAEVGMALVHYEPNRLHGHCVACKDLEFCRPPRCEETASERAPADNSRAIVIPSAEPVEDVELSDIDVRGLCKMCGNPEEKDKRFLVCGHTHCLYKYYHISCLKATQIASDKQLDKPCWYCPSCLCRVCHSDRDDDLTILCDGCDEAYHLYCITPRRTSIPKGKWYCSSCAIERAKEGMARHEKRMLKLHRKDDPGLQGMRYEMVDMILAAAEMLSDDEQQGT; via the exons ATGGATGGTGTTGACAAGGATAAAGGGAATGGGAAGGTGCATTTCAGGGATTCCTCTCCCCAGGAAGCTTTCCGAACCTACAAGAGGCGCCGGCAGCCACGGCCGGAGCCGCAACAGCaaccgcagccgcagccgcagtcAGAGCCGGAACCACAGCAACAGCCACAGCCACAGCCACAGCCACAGCCACAGCcagaggcagaggcagaggcagaggcagaggcCAAGGCTGCAGATGTTCTGGCACGGCAG GTGACTGAAACATTTTGGAAAAGTAGGGACATTGGATGGAAGCATGGCATAATGATCGACGAGAACAGACAACACTGGAAGTGCATGTATTGTCACCTGACTAGATATGGTGGTGGTGTCTCTAGACTTAAGCGGCATCTTGCTGGTGATCTGGATGTCAAAATGTGCCCAAAAGTTCCAGCTGACGTCTCTGAAAAAATAAGGGAGCATTTgcggaagaaaagagaaaggcgAAAGAAGCGAGCTGCACAAAATCGTGATAACTGTGTGACGGCTAAGAGCACCTCTGATGATATCAAGTCTGGCAAAGATCCTTTACCCGTTGATTCAGAGGTGCTGACTGGAGTAGACACTGTTCTTGAAGAAGTTACTAACCAAACGAACCATGATAATCAGGATCTTACTTATCCCAAG GCTACCATGTTGTTACGAGGGATAAGAGATATTGGGTGGGAGCATGCAGTGGATCTTGATGGAAATAAAAGACGATGGAAGTGCAAGTGGTGTTCTTTATGTCGAAGTGGTGGTGTAACTACATTGAAGGCTCATCTTACTGATAGTAGTTGCCCAAATATTCCTAAGGAAATATCAAAAAAAGTGTTGAACTTTATTGAAGAGAAAAGGGCAGCACGCCATCTTTTTAATAGCGCTGCAAAATCTCCTTTCAATGTCAAATTTGACGAGGATGCAGTTAATCTCTCAGAAATACAGGTGGAAGGTACTCCACCATTGACAGATGATcgacaacctttaggaaattccTTGCATATACAAACATCAGAGTGCACCATTAATGAG TTTGAAAAGGTGGCAGCTGGAAGCAACCAACAGGGTGCAGAACATAGCAACCAACTACTTAACCATGGTGAACAGCTGATGAAAAGCAGCGATCAACCTGAGGAGCACTGCACCTTGGAACATGGAAGGTGCCAAGTACTTGACAATAATAAGCAGCAGACTATGGACAATAAAACTGATAATCCGGAACACAAAGAG GTCTTGAAACACCCTAAAAAAACTAGGTTTAACATAAGGAAGCATATAGTTATCGTTGATGAATCTGCAAGGCATTGGAGGTGTAGATATTGTGGTTTGGATGGGTATGGCAAAACGTCTAGGCTCCATTTTCATCTTGCTGCTGTGTTTCGACATCCTAAGTGCCCAAGTGTTCCAAAAGAAGTTTTTGCAAAGGCACGGCATCATATTCACTTAAAGAGAAGGCTCAATGTGAAAAAGGCTGGGCAACAAGCTCGTTCAAGGCCACATATTCTTGGGCAATCGAGTCAGCAACAGCAGAACAACAATCCGGTACCAGAGAATCCTCCTCTACCATCTAGTAATAATGATTGCAGTGGG GTACTTTCCAATTACCCAACAAGATTGAGGGACAATGCATGGGAACATTCGCTTATTCATGACAAAGAGAAGGGCCATTGGAAGTGCAAGTGGTGCAGTTTAGAGGGTTATCATGGCATAACTAGATTGAAGTGGCATCTTGTTGGGTGGCAGAATCGTCCTCAATGCCTAAATGTTCCAGAAGATGTTGCTAAAACTATTCGGGATAAAATGATATCAAGAGAGAAGCAGAAAGAAGGAAGATTGAATCTTGATGTTATTGACAGTTGCAACATGCCATGCTCTTCTGAGAGTTTACAGTTTGATCAAGAGAATTTTGCTGAGGTAATGCAGGGAAAAGGTTCTTCTGAAGATTTTAATCAAGCTGAAAGACAATCAAACACATTGAACACAGTATGCAATACCACTCATCCTCCACAGAACAGCAACAATTATCAG GGACTTCAAGAAAATGGATTATATAGTAGCAAAAACAAATCTGAGAAGCAAACTGAAAGATATGACTGTTGGAGTCACTGGCGATATGTTTTAGATGGACTGATGCATTTGCCAGGTGCACTAGAGGGTCCTGGCATTCAGAGTTGCATCCGTGATGTACTTCTTTACGGTTCTGCTGAATTTGGAACT GTTGGGGACAAAGTGGAAATGGATTCCAACAGAAAAGTGTCAAGTGATGGGAATATTGCTAAGTGTCAGAGTGTTCTTGTGGATGTTTTAAAGTCAGAGAATTTTGCCTTATTGTGCAATGTGCTTGGCAGAACTGTCCATCAAGATGAGCAAAGGACTAAGTATTTTGATTTTACCATGATTGACTCAAGGATGAAAAATGGAGATTATGGCCGTGCACCATTATTATTCAAACATGATTTGAAAATG TTATGGGAAGATCTTAAAATGGCTGGTCAAGATATCATTGACCTAGCAAATAATCTTTCAAGCCTCACAGAAACGTCCTACACAAAGCAG gttgaaagagagaggggatcaGATGATAGTGAAGAGAATCTGAAG GGAGCTGCGGCGACCAATTTGGAACCCATGAACATGGTCAAGTCAAATGCATTGGTACTTTCAACCTCACAAGGCTTCAACCAGTTGGATCAACCAGATCCAATGGATGTTTGCGATGAACAAAACGGTACTAACTGCAATGAATGTGGCAAGGTAGCGAAAATTGATAGCATCCTCACATGCAAGAGATGCATGCTAGCATTCCACGTCTCATGCATTGAACCTCCTGTGCCATCCACTTCAACTGGAAGCTGGTGTTGTAAAACCTGCAGCACCATCTGTAACGAATCAGCTGAAGTTGGCATGGCCTTGGTCCATTATGAACCAAATCGTTTGCACGGACATTGCGTCGCATGCAAGGACCTTGAGTTTTGCAGGCCTCCAAGGTGTGAGGAAACTGCCAGTGAAAGGGCACCTGCTGATAACTCCAGAGCAATTGTGATTCCCAGTGCAGAGCCTGTTGAGGATGTGGAATTGTCAGATATTGATGTCAGGGGCTTATGCAAGATGTGTGGAAATCCCGAGGAGAAGGACAAGAGATTCTTGGTATGTGGTCACACCCATTGTCTATATAAGTACTACCACATTTCTTGCCTGAAGGCTACACAGATCGCTAGTGACAAGCAGCTGGACAAGCCCTGCTGGTACTGCCCATCGTGCCTTTGCCGAGTTTGCCATTCTGACAGAGATGATGACCTGACCATTCTGTGTGACGGCTGTGATGAAGCTTATCATCTCTACTGCATAACACCCCGTCGAACTTCAATACCCAAGGGGAAATGGTACTGCTCATCATGTGCGATAGAGAGAGCAAAGGAGGGGATGGCGCGGCATGAGAAAAGGATGCTGAAACTCCATAGGAAGGATGATCCTGGGCTGCAAGGCATGAGATATGAAATGGTGGACATGATACTCGCTGCTGCGGAGATGCTTAGCGATGATGAGCAGCAGGGGACCTGa
- the LOC4326182 gene encoding glutathione S-transferase T3, which translates to MEEEGFYTNLMNEGNDSLDWDSLSTMPVEDDMSNQLDENGMSSEPVTQQFPTIERTTVARPNQKRSKNFSEQEDKILVSAWLHVSLDPVLGTNQTRAAYWTRIYEHLYKTSKSTPDRSQNSLMHRWKTIQENVNKFCGYLSQIEGRRQSGVSIHDKIAQAIAVFKELEDKPFQFLHCWTLLRSQSKWHDKMKQITSQKPCATKKQKASTDGLGKAIPTNDDTTNHVDEDNEPTETEEPKIKYLAA; encoded by the exons ATGGAAGAAGAAGGATTCTATACTAATTTGATGAATGAGGGGAACGATTCCTTAGATTGGGATAGTTTGAGTACGATGCCTGTGGAGGATGATATGAGTAACCAGCTTGATGAGAATGGCATGAGTAGCGAGCCTGTCACGCAACAGTTCCCCACTATTGAGAGGACTACCGTGGCTAGACCAAATCAAAAAAGATCGAAGAATTTTAGTGAACAAGAAGATAAGATACTTGTGTCGGCGTGGTTGCATGTAAGTTTGGATCCAGTGCTAGGCACAAATCAAACTCGTGCTGCATATTGGACTAGAATATACGAGCACTTATACAAAACAAGTAAATCCACACCAGATCGCAGCCAGAATTCACTTATGCATCGTTGGAAAACTATACAAGAGAATGTCAACAAGTTTTGTGGATATCTGAGCCAGATTGAGGGTAGAAGACAAAGCGGGGTTAGTATACACGACAAG ATTGCTCAGGCCATTGCTGTATTTAAGGAGTTGGAAGATAAGCCCTTCCAATTCCTGCACTGTTGGACTCTCTTGAGGTCACAATCCAAGTGGCATGATAAGATGAAGCAAATAACATCCCAAAAACCCTGTGCCACCAAAAAACAGAAGGCAAGCACAGATGGTTTGGGAAAAGCTATACCCACAAATGATGATACTACCAATCATGTTGATGAAGATAATGAACCTACAGAGACCGAAGAGCCGAAGATCAAATACCTTGCTGCATGA